CACGCGCACCTCACCGGCCGCTTGTGCATAGAGCGCGGCATTGGTGAGGAGGTTGTCGATGATGTGACGCCAGAGAGAGGCATCGCCTTCGATGGTTTGTCCGGACGGCCATGTGAATGTGCTCGTCAAGCCGCGTTGGGAGACAATGCCGCCCAGCTTCTGCCAACTGTCTTCGATGAGCGGTGCCAGAGCGATCGGTTCACTTTCGAAGCGGTTGCGGCCATTTTCGACTCGGGCGAGTTGAAGCAGGGTCTCGACCACCCGTTCCAGGCGTCCCACGACTTCGCCGATCTGTCCGAACATCGCCTCCGTGCGTTCTTCCGGCCAGCGGATCGCCAAGTCCGTTTTCAGGCGGAGTTCTGCGAGGGGGGAGCGAAGTTCATGTGCGAGATCCGCACTGAAGCGGCGTTCATGTGCGAAGCCGGCCTCCAGCCGCTCCATCAGCGAGTCGAGCCGGTCCACAATGGGTTCGAGTTCTTTCGGTACCGGCTGGTCGCTGCTGAAGCGTGCGTTCAATGAACCCGCATCGATACCGGCGGCCTTTGCTCCGAGTGCTTTCAAGGGATGGAGCCCCCTGCGCAGGGCGATGGCCAAAAGGAGTGCGGTCAGTCCGATCCCTGCCAGGCCGGTTGCGACTACGATAGCGCTGACACGCATCAACCGGCTACGGAACTCGGTCAAGTTACGCCCGACTGCAATCACGGCCGACTGGCCGCCTGCTGCCACTTGGCGATGGTTGGCGTTTGGGCCCGCTGCGAAACGCATGAGAGAAAGCCGGACCTCGATTGTGTCATCGATTTTCGTGGTGACCGTCACGGGCGAGTGGTTGGCGACTTCCAGTAATGGTAAGTCGAGTGCCCCGAGTGAAGGGGACTTCAGAGTCACGACACCCTCTCGGTTCCAGACCTGATAGTAAACCTGTGGATTTTGGGGCAGTTCGTTGGATGTTTTGGTACTTTCGTATCCCATACCAGCACCACGTCCGCGGCTGAGCATTCGCACTTCACGGCTGAGCGCGATATTGTCGCGATCAATTTCTGCCAGCATCGCCGCGCGCGTGGTGACGACGACCGCAATCCCGCCACCGATCCAGAGGCAGGCGAGCCCCGGAAGGGCCCAGAGCATGATCGTGCGGCGAATGGATTTCATGAGATTGTTGGCTCACAGAACTGATAGCCTTCGCCCCGCCGGGTCACGATAATCCGGCTGCCGTCGGTTCCGAGTTTGCGCCGCAGGTGGTAGACAGTGGAGTCGACGACATTGCTCATGCGCATGCCGCTCTCGTCGTAGAGGTGCTCTTCGATCCCGGCGCGCGAAAAGACCTTGCCCGCAGCCATCATCAGTAGCTCGAGGAGTGCGTATTCGCGGGCGGTCAGTTCCAAATCGCAGGCGTTCCGGGAGGCGGTCTTCGCATTGGTGTCGAGCACGAGGTCGCCGGCGGTCAGCACGGTTTCGCTCCGACCGCGTGCCCGTCGTCCGAGGGCTTCGGTTCGCGCCAGGAATTCCTCCAGCGCGAAGGGTTTGCCCAGGTAGTCGTCCGCCCCGCTGCGCAGGCCGCTGACGCGGTCGTCGACCGTATTGCGCGCAGTCAGCAGCAGCACCGGGGTGGCAATCCCTTCCTGCCGGATTGTCGAAAGCACCGTGAGGCCGTCCATGCCGGGGAGCATGATGTCGAGGACGATCACGTCATGGACCGCTTCCCGCGCCATCCAGAGTCCGGTCTCGCCGTCTTCAGCCAGATCGACCGCATGCCCGCTGTGCCGCATGGCCTTAGCCAAGTCGTTCCTCAGGTTTTCGGAATCCTCAACTACAAGTATGCGCATGTGATTCGAAAGCGGATGCGAACATCAGCCCTTGTAGGCAAAGGCCGGCACGCCTTTCACGCCTAGGCCGTCGATGACAAAGACCTTGCCGGCATCCGCTTCTTCGATGGTCTTATGGATGCCGGTCGTGACGAAGAGACGATCCAGCTCCGGGCCACCGAAGGCGCAGGCGGTGGTTTCGAGGCAGGGCAGGTCGATGTGCCGGAGAATTTCGCCGGAATCGGGGTCGAAGCGTACGACGCAGGCGCCGTGGCAGAAGGCGATCCAGAGCTTGTCTTCGGCATCGATCGTCATGCCGTCGGGGACACTTTCATATCCGGCGGCCTGAGTGTCGACGGCCACCCGCGCATTGGAGATAGCACCGCTTTCCTGGTCAAAGTCGTAGGCCCGCACCTGGAGGGTGGGGGTGTCGATATAGTACATCGTCTTGCTGTCCGCGCTCCAGCAGATACCGTTGGAGTTGGTCACATCCGGGACTTTCAGCTCAAGGCTGCCGTCGGTATCGAGGCAGTAGAGATTGGCCGTGCCGGTCTCCCTGACGAGGCTGATCGTGCCCGCCCAGAAGCGACCGGCGGGATCGCACTTGCCGTCATTGAAGCGATTGCTTTCGCGGAGGGCCGCTTCCGGATCGCCCAGGTTTTGCTTGGCACCCGTGGCCGGATTGAAGCGCACGAACCCGGTGTCGCCCGCATACATGAAATCTTCACCTTCGGTTGGGACGACGGTACCGATACGTTCGCCCATGTCCCAGACCTGTTCCTCGCCGCTGTCCGGGTTCAGCTTCACGAGTTTGTGCCCGTTGATGTCGACGTAGAGCAAGGAATCGCCCCACCAAATCGGGCCTTCGCCCCATATTGATACGAATTTACCGATGGTTTGGATCGAGATGTCAGTCATTGCACCATGCATGGCGTGTCGGCACGTGCGAGTCAATCGGATGTCGTTGAATGAAATGCTGCCGAATGTCCTTGCGGAGGGCTTTTCAGAAAAGCTAGCATATCAGGTTCTTAGTGTCTCATGGCAACCCGTGCTTCCAGTCGTGTCTACAACCCGTTCGCACTCGAGATTTGGTTCTCGAATGTCATGGCTGGTTGGGAGTCCTACTTCGCGGAAGCGGATCTGGACCTGGGACGTGAATTGTACCGGGAGGGCAAGATTTCCGGTCTCGAATTGTCGGAAAAGGATGCGATTGTACACTGTACTTTCGCCCGGAAGGATACCTGCTACTCGGTGATCGAGTGGGTGGACGGGCGACCGCAGGTGCGGGCAT
This window of the Coraliomargarita parva genome carries:
- a CDS encoding SMP-30/gluconolactonase/LRE family protein yields the protein MTDISIQTIGKFVSIWGEGPIWWGDSLLYVDINGHKLVKLNPDSGEEQVWDMGERIGTVVPTEGEDFMYAGDTGFVRFNPATGAKQNLGDPEAALRESNRFNDGKCDPAGRFWAGTISLVRETGTANLYCLDTDGSLELKVPDVTNSNGICWSADSKTMYYIDTPTLQVRAYDFDQESGAISNARVAVDTQAAGYESVPDGMTIDAEDKLWIAFCHGACVVRFDPDSGEILRHIDLPCLETTACAFGGPELDRLFVTTGIHKTIEEADAGKVFVIDGLGVKGVPAFAYKG
- a CDS encoding response regulator transcription factor → MRILVVEDSENLRNDLAKAMRHSGHAVDLAEDGETGLWMAREAVHDVIVLDIMLPGMDGLTVLSTIRQEGIATPVLLLTARNTVDDRVSGLRSGADDYLGKPFALEEFLARTEALGRRARGRSETVLTAGDLVLDTNAKTASRNACDLELTAREYALLELLMMAAGKVFSRAGIEEHLYDESGMRMSNVVDSTVYHLRRKLGTDGSRIIVTRRGEGYQFCEPTIS
- a CDS encoding ATP-binding protein; translation: MKSIRRTIMLWALPGLACLWIGGGIAVVVTTRAAMLAEIDRDNIALSREVRMLSRGRGAGMGYESTKTSNELPQNPQVYYQVWNREGVVTLKSPSLGALDLPLLEVANHSPVTVTTKIDDTIEVRLSLMRFAAGPNANHRQVAAGGQSAVIAVGRNLTEFRSRLMRVSAIVVATGLAGIGLTALLLAIALRRGLHPLKALGAKAAGIDAGSLNARFSSDQPVPKELEPIVDRLDSLMERLEAGFAHERRFSADLAHELRSPLAELRLKTDLAIRWPEERTEAMFGQIGEVVGRLERVVETLLQLARVENGRNRFESEPIALAPLIEDSWQKLGGIVSQRGLTSTFTWPSGQTIEGDASLWRHIIDNLLTNAALYAQAAGEVRVECMQDGLRISNPVENVDPTSVVNLFERFWRAEGARSDTRHCGLGLSLVRACAEAMGYSATAEMDRDASGRDWLHISIRHDAKPEVEATK